Sequence from the Saccharopolyspora pogona genome:
TCGTCCCCGCCCGAGTGGGGCGTGGCCATGGTGTCGATGCGGGCCGAGCAGCTGCAGATGCTGACCAGCCCCGGCCAGGCGTTGATGGACAACGGTCTCGGCTTCCTGGTGTCGATCGTGCTCAGCCCGCTGATCGAGCTCGCGGAGTTCGCGATCGGCGACCCCGAGCAGATGCGCGCCACCGGCGAGGGCTGGGAGAACGTCGCGAAGTGGCTCGACCAGGTCGCCGAGCAGGAGCCGCAGCGAGCGCAGGGCACGGCCGAAACCTGGGTCGGCAAGGACGGCGACGCCTTCCGCACGCAGATGACGGAATTCGGCGACGGTGTCAAGGCCCTGGCCGAGGATGTCCGCGACCTCAAGGGCACGCTGGACATGATCGCGGACATCTTCGACATGTTCGTCGAGTTCTTCATCTCGGTCGTCACCGAGCTGATCATCGGTCTGATCGTGCAGTGGTTGGCGGCCCTGGCGGCTTCCTGGATCACGGCCGGTGCCTCCGTCGGCGCGGCCAGCGCCGGAACGGCCGCTCAGGTCGCCGGACAGGGTGCCCGGATCGGCGGCCGGATCGCCCAGATCCAGGGCAAGCTCTACCAGCTCTTCCAGAAGCTGGAGAAGTTGCTGCAGAAGCTGCGCGAGGTCGGCAAGCTCCGCAAGGTCATCGACAAGATGAACGACCTGCGCAACGGCGGGAAGGTCTCCCAGTTCGTGGCGCGCAAGTTGGACTCGAACGCGCTCATCAACACGCTCACGAGGGCCGACGGGAGCACGCTGGCCACGACGACCGGTAACCGCTTCATGCAGGGCGTCACAGGTTCCGAGGCGTTGGCGGGCAACCTTTCCCAGCGCTTCTTGACCAGTACGCTCGGTGGTTCGACGCGGTTGACCGGCGCGATCTTCAAGGAAGGTGTCTCGACGGCCACGGACGCGGCGATCGAGCAGGGCGCCGAGTTCGCGTATGGTGCAGGGGAAGATCAAGCCACTGGGAAGATGAGCGAACAAGAGCGGAAGTCGGCTCAGGAGAAGGGCTTCTCGTGATCGAAGTTCTGGCGGCTCGCCAGCAGTGGTGCCGGCCGGGGGAGCCCATCCTCTGGTGCATCCGGTCGCACCGCAACTACCTGTTCGACGTCGAAGGGCTCGACGAGAAGGGGAAGCCGAAGAAGGGGTGGGGCGCACGCGCCGCCTTCGGCGCTGGCGACGCCGTCGGAGGAGTCATCGGCGGTGTTT
This genomic interval carries:
- a CDS encoding WXG100 family type VII secretion target codes for the protein MSAPQGPGDFQSLNNGDGNSKNWFEQAAGRGSSLVGASQDLADASSPPEWGVAMVSMRAEQLQMLTSPGQALMDNGLGFLVSIVLSPLIELAEFAIGDPEQMRATGEGWENVAKWLDQVAEQEPQRAQGTAETWVGKDGDAFRTQMTEFGDGVKALAEDVRDLKGTLDMIADIFDMFVEFFISVVTELIIGLIVQWLAALAASWITAGASVGAASAGTAAQVAGQGARIGGRIAQIQGKLYQLFQKLEKLLQKLREVGKLRKVIDKMNDLRNGGKVSQFVARKLDSNALINTLTRADGSTLATTTGNRFMQGVTGSEALAGNLSQRFLTSTLGGSTRLTGAIFKEGVSTATDAAIEQGAEFAYGAGEDQATGKMSEQERKSAQEKGFS